The Ramlibacter pinisoli genome segment GGGCATGACCGCCAACCCGGCCCTGGGCGCGGCCATGGACCGGCTGGTGCGCCACGGCGGCACCGCCATCCTGTCGGAGACGCCCGAGATCTACGGCGCCGAGCACCTGCTGACGCGCCGCGCGCGGTCGCGGGCGGTGGCCGACAAGCTGCTGGCGCGCATCCGCTGGTGGGAGGCGTACTGCGAGCGCATGGGCGCCGACATGAACAACAACCCCTCGGCGGGCAACAAGGCCGGCGGCCTGACGACCATCCTGGAGAAGTCGCTCGGCGCGGTGGCCAAGGGCGGCAGCACCGACCTGGTCGACGTGCTGGAGTACGCGCAGCCGGTGCGCACGCCCGGCCTGGTCTTCATGGACACCCCCGGCTACGACCCGGTGAGCGCCACCGGCCAGGTGGCGGGTGGCGCCAACCTCATCTGCTTCACCACCGGCCGCGGCTCGGCCTACGGCTGTGCGCCGGCGCCCTCGCTGAAGCTGGCGACCAACAACGCGCTGTGGCAGCGGCAGCAGGCCGACATGGACATCAACTGCGGCCCCATCGCCGACGGCGCGGTGGGCATCGATGCCATGGGCGAGCAGATCTTCCGCCACATCCTGCGCGTCGCCTCCGGCGAGCGGACCAAGAGCGAGCTGCACGGCTACGGCCAGAACGAGTTCGTGCCCTGGCAGCTCGGTGCGATCACCTGACCCCTTTCCCGGAACTCCAGACACCCATGGCCCAGAACCCCATCGGCGACAGCGGGGACGCGCCCGGCCGCGACCGCTTCACCCCTGCGCAACTCACCGCCTTCGCCGACGCCCTGCTGGCCAGGGCGGGCATGCCCGCCGACAAGGCCCGCGCCGTCGCCACCGTACTGGTGGACGGCGACCTCATGGGCCACACCACGCACGGGCTGCAGCTGCTGGCGCCCTACCTGGCCGAGATCGAGAAGGGCGGCATGGCCCTGGACGGCGACCCCGCCGTGCTGTCGTCGCGGCCGGCGTCGCAGCTGTGGGACGGCCGCCGGCTGCCGGGTCCCTGGCTGGTGCTGCGCGCCCTGGACGAGGCATCGCGGCTGGCGGCCAGCGAAGGGACCGGCACGGTCGTCATCCGCCGCAGCCACCACATCGCCTGCCTGGCCAGCTACCACCGCCGCGCGGCCGAGCAGGGCCTGCTGCTGCTGCTCGCCTGCTCGGACCCGAACGGCGCCAGCGTCGCACCGTTCGGCGGCCTCGATCCCGTCTTCACGCCCAACCCGGTCTCGGCCGGGTTTCCCGCCGGCGGCGCGCCCGTGTCGGTCGACATCTCGACCTCCACCACCACCAATGGCCTGACCAACCGCCTGCACCAGGAAGGCGGCAAGCTGCCCGCGCCCTGGCTGATCGACGGCCATGGCCGTCCGTCCGACGATCCGGCGGTGCTGTTCGCCGAACCCAAGGGCACCATCCTGCCGCTCGGCGGCCTGGACTCGGGCCACAAGGGGTACGGCCTGTCGCTGCTGGTCGAGGCCCTGACCGGCGGCCTGGCCGGCCACGGCCGCGCCGACCCGCGCGAGGGCTGGGGCGCCACCGTGTTCCTGCAGGTGATCGACCCGGCAGCCTTCGCCGGCCGCGACGCCTTCGAGCGCCAGCTCGGCGAGGTGGCGCGCCAGTGCCGCACCTCGCGGCCGGCCGATGCCCGCCGGCCGGTGCGTCTGCCCGGCGAGCGCGGCTACCAGTTGGCGGCTTCGCAGGCCCAGGACGGCGTGCAGCTGCACGCCGGCATCCTGCCGGCCCTGCAGCCCTGGGCGCGCAAGTACGGCGTGGCGATGCCGGGGTGGCTCCAGGGCAAGATGGGCTCGACCCCGAAGCAGTGAAAGCGGGCCGGCCCCTCCGCGCGAGGCCCCGTTCACGGGGCCGCCGGGGGCAGGCCGGACGAACGCCGGGCCATGGCCAGCCATGCCGGTGCCAATCCCGGTTCGGGCGACGCAGCTCACCCCGAACGCGATGTACCCTCCAGCGATGTCCATGCGAGCGTCGCACACCCAGCCGTGGCTCGTCCGCAGCGCTGCCGTCGCCGCGGCGCAGGCCGAGGGCAGGCCGGTGGTCGCGCTCGAATCGAACATCATTGCCCACGGCATGCCCTACCCCGACAACGTGCACACCGCACGCGAGGTCGAGGCGGTCATCCGGGGCCTGGGGGCCGAGCCCGCCACCATCGCCGTGATCGGCGGCCGGATCCGCGTGGGCCTATCCGACGACGAACTCCAGTTGCTCGCAACGAGCCCCGGGGTCGCGAAGGCCAGCCGGCGCGACCTGCCCGCGCTGCTGGCCAGTGGCACACCGGGCGCGACCACGGTCGCGGGAACGATGGTCTGCGCAGCGCTCGCCGGCATCGAGGTGTTTGTCACGGGGGGCATCGGCGGCGTGCACCGCGGCGCGCAGGAAAGCTTCGACATCTCCGCCGACCTGCAGGAGCTCGCGAAGACGTCGGTGGCCGTCGTGTGCGCGGGCGCCAAGTCGATCCTGGACATCGGCCTCACGCTCGAATATCTCGAGACGCACGGCGTCCCGGTGATCAGCTGCGAAGGCGACGAGTTCGCCGCGTTCTATACGCGCGCGAGCGGTTTCCGCGCCGACTTGCGCATCGACGAGCCTGCCGGGCAGGCCCGCTTCATCCGCGCGAAGTGGGCGCTCGGGCTTGCCGGCGGCGTGGTGATCAGCACGCCGGTGCCGGCGGGACACGAGATGCCGCGCGAAGAGATCGAAGCGATCACGCAGCAGGCGCTGGCCGATGCCGCCGCCCAGGGCATCGCGGGCAAGGAGGTGACGCCGTTCCTGCTGTCACGCATCCGGGCGCTCACGGGCGGGCGCAGCATCGCCACCAACATCGCGCTGATCAAGCACAACGCCGAGGTCGGCGCACGGCTCGCGTGTGCGCTTCGAGCCCTTCCGTTCTTCGCATAGGTCGATCCCCGGACACTGCTCGCCCTGCCGCCTGGCGTGGACGGGCGGCCCATCCTCCACGCGCTTCCTCCCTTCGCCTTCAGTGCATCCCGATGGGGGTGCGGCCGGCGTCCAGGCGCGTTCCTCCCTTGGCCAGGTAGATCTCGCTTTGCTGCGGGAACATGCTGCCGTGGTAACGGAAGTCCTCGACCTCCAGCCCGTTGCGCTGGAAGGTCGAGAACAGCCAGTCCCGGCTGTAACGCACGACCAGCAGCGGGTCGCTGCAGTTGTAGGGAACGTAGCTGGTCGGGTTGACGGTGGCGTCCGGGACGTCGTCCTCGACGAAGGCCGTCAGGAAGCAGCGGCCACGCGGACGCAGGATGCGCCGGATCTCGCCGACATAGGACTCGACGTGCCGGGGCACCATGTTCGTGAACACGCCCCAGAGGTAGACGATGTCGGCCCAGCCGTCGTCGATCGGCAGGTGCAAGGCGGTCTCATCCAGGCTGCCGGCCGGGTTGTACAACTCGTTGGCCATGTCCATGTGGATGAAGCGGTAGCTCGGGTGGAAGCGCTCGATGTTGTCGCGCGACCAGCGCACGAACTCCGGCTGCACGTCGATGCCCAGGTACTGCGCGTCGCCGAACTCGGCGAGCATGCCGGTGGCCAGCCGGCCCAGGCCGCAGCCGATGTCGACGACCCGCGCGCCGGGCGCGTAACCGAGCTTGGCCGCCAGCTTGGTCGCCTCGAGGACGGCCGACATGTAGAAGAAGCTGTCGGTGCGGAAGGCGTCGCCGCACATGTTGCCGCGCATGCTGGTGGGCGGCAGGCGGTGGCCCCGGTGGATGACGAAGCCGCGACCGTCGGCTCCCTTGTCGACCTGCCGGTGCGGCAGGCGCTGCATTCGCAGACTCACGCTTCGCAGGATCCTGACGACCATCCGCAAGGTCGCCAGCTTGACCTCATGACTCATGCAACAACACCTCGGATCCCAAGGTACAACCTACTCCCCTGCTCCCCGTGCGACGCAGCCGCGCGGGGAGCAGGCGCCCTGGTGTCGCGTCGATGTGGGACGGCCATCCCGGACGCCAGTGGCGAAGCGCCATGGTGACGCGGCCGACAACTCTTCCGGCCACGATAGTCCGATCCGACCATGGCTATTGCAGATTGCGCTGCCGAGATAGATCGTCCTGCTGCAGAGACAGCTCGCGTGCTGCCGAGATGCGCGGTGCCACTGCCGAGAATCGTTCTGTCCCGCTGGCTTCCGGCGCCGGCTTGGCCTAGAGTGGCTGCGCCCCACCACAGGAGCCGCACATGCCGATTCGGACTGCATCGCTGACCAAGCGGATCTCGGACAACGGCCAGGCGCTGCACCGCGCCATGGCCCGTCGCACGGCCTCGGGCGAGGACCGTGAGCCCTCGAAGGCCGAGCAGGATCTCATCGAGGAGCGCGAACAGCTGAAGCGGGAACGGGAGCAGCGCCAGGCGCAGGCCTCGGCCCCCCGGCCCAGCGCCATCGACCGGTTGCAGCGCACGCACCACGCGCAGCCCAAGGACAAGCCCAAGGCCAAGAAGGAAGCGGAGCACGCGGGCGAGGTCAAGAAGCCCAAGGCGCACCGCACCCGCGCCGAAAAGCATGCCGAGAAGGCCGCGGCGATGGAGGCCGCGCGCCATTCGCGCAAGGCGGCCGGCAAACCCGGGGCCAAGCCGGCATCGAAGTGAGCCTGGCGCCGGCATGCCGGCGCGGACGCGGCGGTCAGGCCCCGGCGGCCGGCCGCTGGCGCCACAGGTCCTGCACCTGCACGGCCAGGGCCATCGGGTCGAATGGCTTGGTGATGACACCCAGCGCCCCGAGCGACAGGTAGTGCTCGATCTCGCTGGCCTGCATCTTGGCCGTCATGAAGACGACCGGCGTGCGCGCGGTGCCCGGCAGCTCGCGCAGACGCTGCAGCGTGGTGGGGCCGTCCATGCCCGGCATCATCACGTCCAGCAGCAGCAGGTCGGGGGCGAAGCCGGCGGCCGCCTCCAGCGCCTCGGCGCCCGACGCGCAGGCGCGCAGCTGCAGCCCGCCCACGGTCTCCAGCGCGAGCACGGCGATGGTGCGGATGTCGGCATCGTCCTCGACGTACAGCACGCGTTGCAGGGGCGGGGTCATGGCAGCTTTCCGGGCGCGGGGCCCATCAACCGGTGCAACAGGGCCAGCAACTGGCCGCTGCTGGTGCGCGACTTCACCAGGGCGTTCTTCACCTGCGCCGCCACGTCGGCGGCGACCTCGCTGCCCGAGAAGATGACCACCGGCGTCGCGGCGTTGCGCGCCGGCAGGGCGGCCAGCAGGCCGGAGGCATCGCCGTCGGGCAGCTGCATGTCCAGCAGGATGAGGGCGAACGGGCGCTCGGCGAGCAGCCCGCGCGCCTGCGCCAGGCTGCCCGCGTGCACCGTCTCGGCCGAGTCTTCGAGCACCGCGCCAACCACGCGCACCAGGTCGGCATCGTCCTCGACGTGCAGCACCACGGGCCGCTCGCCCCGCGGGCCGTGCAGCGCGCGCCGCACCGTCGCCAGCAGGCGCTCGCCGTCGATCGGCTTGGACAGCCAGTCGTGCGCGCCGAAGGCGGCGGCATCGACGCCCTCGGGCGCCGCGCGCGCGGTGAGCACGACCACCGGCAGGCGCGCCGTGGCCGGCTCGGCGCGCAGCGCGCGCAGCAGCGACAGCCCGTCCTCGTCGGGCAGGCCCAGGTCCAGCGTCATCGCCCGGTAGGGATGCGCCGCCAGCAGGCGGCGGGCCTCGGCCGCGGTCGGCGCCACGTCGGCCCGCAGGCCGCCCTGCTCCAGCAACCGGCAGACCAGGGCGGCGATGACCGGGTCGTCCTCGCACACCAGCACCTCGCCCGCGGCGGCCGGCAGCGCGCCCGGCGGCGCCAGCGCCGGCAGTTCGACGAAGAACTCGGTGCCGCCGCCGGCGCGGTCGGCGAACCCGATGCGCCCGCCCAGCCGCTCGACGATGGCCTTGGAGATCGCCAGGCCCAGGCCGGTGCCGGGCTTGCTGCGCGCGTCCGAGCCGTCGGCCTGCAGGAAGCGCGAGAACATGCGGTCGCGGAACGCCTGCGGGATGCCGGGGCCGCGGTCGCCGATCCACAGCCGCAGGCGGCGCACGGTGCCGGGCAGCCAGCCGATGCCGACCTCGACCTCGCCGCCGGCCGGCGAGAACTTGGCCGCGTTGGACAGCAGGTTGACCACCACCTGCGTCAGCCGGTCGGCGTCGGCCAGCACGCGGCCGTCGACGGCGTCCGGGCGCAGCACATAGCGCACCTGGAACTGCTGCGCGAAGGAATCGGTGGCGGCCATGGCCTGCCGCACCAGCGGCACCAGGGCCTGCGGAGCGAGGTCGAAGCGCACGTTGCCGGACTCGATCTTCTCGATGTCCAGCATGTCGTTGATCAGGCGCACCAGCCGGTCGCAGTTGCTGGTGGCGATGTCGAGCAGGCCGCGCGCCCGGGACGGGATCTCGCCCGCCGCGCCGCCCAGCAGCAGCCCGAGCGAGCCGCGCACGGAAGTGAGCGGGGTGCGCAACTCGTGCGAGACGGTGGCGATGAACTCGTTCTTCATCCGCTCCACCTTCTTGCGCTCGGAAATGTCGCGCACCACCGTGGTGTAGCCACTGGCCGCGGTGCCCCGCATGCGGGTGACGACGATCTCGGCCGAAAAGGGCGTGCCGTCGGCGCGCAGGCACGCCAGCTCGCGCCGCACGCTGGCGGCCACGCCGCGCGGCCGGGCCGCCAGTTCGGCCATGAAGGCCCGTACCTCGGCCCGCGCGGCCGGCGCCACCAGGTCCATCACCGGGGTGCCGACCAGGGCGCCGGCGGCGCGCCCGAACATCTGGCTGGCCGCCGGATTGACCAGCACGATGCGGCCGTCGACGCCCAGCGTCACGACGCCGTCGCCGGCGGTGTCCAGCACCGCCTGCAGCCGTTCTTCCTTCTCGCGCGCGACCGCGGTGGCCTGGCCGATCGTGTAGACGTTCAGCTCCAGCTCGGCCCAGCCCGCCAGGTCGGCCAGCGCCTGCTCGTCCCCGGGGCCGAAGGTGCGCGGCCGGTGGTCGACCAGGCACAGCGTGCCGACGCGATGCCCCGCCGCCCCGTGCAGCGGCATGCCGGCGTAGAAGCGCACGTGGGGCGCGCCCGTGACCGCCGGATGGTCGGCGAAGCGCGGATCGGCGGCGGCGTCCGGGATGACGAAGGCGCCCTCGTCCAGGATGGCGTGGGCGCAGAACGAGAGCCGGCGCGGCGTCTCGGTGGCGTCCAGCCCCAGGCGCGACTTGAACCACTGGCGGTCGGTGTCGACCAGCGAGACCAGCGCGATGGGCACCGCGAAGGTGCGCGCCGCCGTGCGCGTGATGCGGTCGAAGCGGCCTTCGGGCTCGGTGTCGAGCACCTGCAGCCGGCACAGGTCGTCGACGCGCTGCGCGTCGTCGGCGGGAATGGCGGGTTCGAGCATGGCGGCGCCGGCTGGGATGCTGGTGGCTGGGCCCGCGCGCCGCGGGCCGCGGCATTGTGGCACGCGACCTGCTCCTCCCGTCGCGCAGCGGGCGCGCATCAGCCTTGCGCCTGCGTCCTTCACGGGCCGTTGGTAGACTGCCCGGTTTTGCCTCTCTTTCCAAGGCGACGATGGCCTCCCTGCACAAGCCTGTCCTGCTTCCCCTCCTCCTCGCGATCACCGCCCTGCTGTCCGCCTGCGGCAAATCCGACAACGCCGGCGCGCCCGGCGGCGGTGCCCCGGGCGGCGGCATGCCGCCCCCCGAAGTGGGCGTGGTCACGGTCAAGGTGGGCGACATCGGGCTGGTGACCGAGCTGCCGGGCCGCCTGGAGGCCTCGCGCGTCGCCCAGGTGCGCGCCCGCGCGGCCGGCATCGTGCAGGAGCGGCTGTTCAAGGAAGGCAGCGACGTCAAGGCCGGCCAGCCGCTGTTCCGCATCGACCCGGCCCAGCTGCAGGCCTCCTCGGCCAGCGCCAAGGCCACGCTGGCCCGCGCCGAGGCCAACCTGACCCAGGCCGCGTCCCTGGCCGAGCGCTACAAGCCGCTGGTCGAGGCCAATGCCATCAGCAAGCAGGACTACGCCGCCGCCGTCGCCGCACAGAAGGCGGCCGAGGCCGACGTGGCGGCCAGCCGCGCCGCCGTGCAGACGGCGCAGATCAACCTGAACTACGCGCTGGTGACCTCGCCGATCTCCGGCCGCATCGGCCGCGCGCTGGTCACCGAGGGCGCGCTGGTCGGCCAGGGCGAGGCCACGCCGCTGGCGCTGGTGCAGCAGATCAACCCGATGTACGTCAACGTCACGCAGTCGTCGACCGAGGTGCTGAACCTGCGCCGCTCGATCGAGCAGGGCCGCCTCAAGCGCGCCGGCGCCGAGGGCGCCCAGGCCAAGGTGCTGCTGGAGGACGGCACGCCCTACCCCCAGACCGCCCGCCTGCTGTTCTCCGACCTGAGCGTCGACCCCGGCAGCGGCCAGGTGACACTGCGCGCCGAGGTGCCCAACCCGCAGGGCCTGCTGCTGCCGGGCATGTACGTGCGCGTGCAGCTCGAGCAGGCCAAGGCCGGCAACGCCATCCTGCTGCCGCAGCAGGCGGTGACGCGCTCCGGCCAGGGCGACAGCGTGATGGTGGTCGCGCCCGACGGCAAGGTGGCGCCGCGGCCGGTCAAGGTCGGCGGAGCCCAGAACGGCAGCTGGGTCATCCTCGACGGCCTGAAGCCGGGCGAGCAGGTGATGGTCGACGGCTTCCAGAAGCTGCGGCCCGGCGCGCCGGTCAAGCCGGTGCCCTGGAACGAGGGCAAGCCGGCGGCGCCGGCGGGGCCTGCATCCGCCGCGTCGGGGGAGAAGAAGGGCCGCAGGCGGCGGACCTCCGGACGCGACGGGCGCGAAGGTCTCGCAAAGGACGCGAAAGAGTCCAGGAGCCAGCACGGACGTCGTTCCTCTTGCGCCTTTCACGCAACCTTCGCGCCCTGCGCGTACGGGAGTGCTGTCCCCGCTTCCTCGGCCTCGCGCTGACCGTCCGGCATGGCCAAGTTCTTCATCGACCGGCCCATCTTCGCGTGGGTCATCGCGCTGTTCCTCATCGTGCTGGGCGCCGTGTCCATCACGCAGCTGCCGATCTCGCAGTACCCGCCGGTGGCACCGCCGGCCATCGTGCTCACCGCCACCTACCCGGGCGCGTCGGCCAGCACGCTGGAAGAGAGCGTCATCACCGTCATCGAGCAGGAGCTCAACGGCTCGCCCGGCCTGATCTACATGGAATCGGTGACGCAGGCCAACGGCGTCGGCCAGATCACCGTCAGCTACGAGCCCGGCACCAACGCCGACCTGGCCCAGGTGGACGTGCAGAACCGGCTGGCGCGCGCCACGCCGCGCCTGCCCGCGGCCGTCACGCAGCAGGGCGTGCGGGTCGAGAAGTCGCGCGCCAACTTCCTGCTGTTCGCCATCCTGTCCTCCGACGATCCCAATTTCACCCCGGTCGACCTGGGTGACTACGCCTCGCGCAACGTCGTGCCCGAGATCCAGCGCCTGCCGGGCGTCGGCCAAGCGCAGCTGTTCGGCACCGAGGCGGCCATGCGCATCTGGATCGACCCGGACAAGCTGGTGGGCTTCAACCTGTCGGCCAACGACGTCAACGCGGCCATCCGCTCGCAGAACGCCCAGGTTTCGGCCGGCAGCATCGGCGACCTGCCCAACGTGGCCGGCCAGGGCATCGCGGCCACCGTGGTGGTGAGCGGGCAGCTCACCAACGTCGACCAGTTCCGCAACATCGTGCTGCGCGCCAACCCCGACGGCTCCACCGTGCGGCTGCGCGACGTGGCGCGGGTCGAGCTCAACGCGCAGACCTTCGCCACCTCGGCGCGCCTGAACGGCAAGCCCTCCACCGGCATCGGCGTGCAGCTCTCGCCCAGCGGCAACGCCCTGGCCACCGCCGACCTGGTGCGCAAGCGCATGGGCGAGCTGGCGCCCTACTTCCCGCCCGGCATGAAGTGGGACATCCCGTACGACACCTCGCGCTTCGTGCGCATCTCCATCAAGCAGGTGGTCGAGACCCTGGTCGAGGCCGTGGTGCTGGTGTTCCTGGTGATGTTCCTGTTCCTGCAGAACTGGCGCTACACCGTCATCCCGACCGTGGTGGTGCCGGTGGCGCTGCTGGGCACCTTCGCCGTGCTGCTGGCGCTGGGCTTCTCGATCAACGTGCTCACCATGTTCGGCATGGTGCTGGTGATCGGCATCGTGGTCGACGACGCCATCGTGGTGGTCGAGAACGTCGAGCGCATCATGAGCGAGGAAGGCCTGCCGCCGCGCGAGGCCACCCGCAAGGCCATGGGCCAGATCTCCGGCGCCATCATCGGCGTGACGGTGGTGCTGGTCTCGGTGTTCGTGCCGCTGGCGTTCTTCGCCGGCTCCACCGGCAACATCTACCGCCAGTTCTCGGCGGTGATGGTGGCGTCGATCGCCCTGTCGGCCTTCATGGCGCTGTCGCTCACGCCGGCGCTGTGCGCCACCCTGCTCAAGCCGGTGGAGGCCGGGCACCACCACGAGAAGACCGGCTTCTTCGGCTGGTTCAACCGCGGCTTCACGCGCACCGCGCACGGCTACGAGGGCATCGTGGCGCGCATCCTGCGCCGCGCGCCCTGGTACCTGATCCTGTACGGCGCCATCGGGCTAGCCGCGGCGTTCTTCTACACCCGCCTGCCGACCTCGTTCCTGCCGCAGGAGGACCAGGGCTACATCATCGTCAACGTGCAGTTGCCCCCGGGCGCCACCCAGGAGCGCACCCGCAGCGTGATGGAGCAGGTCGAGGGCTTCATCCTCAAGCAGCCCGAGGTGCAGAGCATGGTGGGCGTGCTCGGCTTCTCGTTCTCGGGCCAGGGCCAGAACGCTGCACTGGCCTTCGTCACGCTCAAGGACTGGGACCAGCGCCACGGCGAGGAGCACTCGGCCGGCGCGCTGGCGGGGCGCGCCTTCGGTGCCCTGTCGGGCATCCGCGACGCCTTCATCTTCCCGCTCAGCCCGCCGCCCATTCCCGAGCTGGGCACGGCGTCGGGCTTCACCTTCCGCCTGCAGGACCGCGGCGGCAACGGCCGCCAGGCGCTGGTGGCCGCGCGCAACCAGCTGCTGGGCCTGGCCTCGCAGAGCAAGGTGCTCACGCAGGTGCGCCCGGATGGCCTGGAGGATGCGCCGCAGCTGCAGGTGGACATCGATCGCGACAAGGCGCAGGCGCTGGGCGTGCCGTTCGACGCCATCAACAGCGCCGTCTCCACGGCGCTCGGCTCGTCCTACATCAACGACTTCCCCAACCGCGGCCGCCTGCAACGGGTGCTGGTGCAGGCCGACGCGCCGGCGCGCATGCAGCCGGAGGACCTGCTGCGCATCAATGTGGTCAGCGTCCAGGGCAAGACGGTGCCGCTGAGCGCCTTCGCCAGCACGCGCTGGGTCAACGGCGCCATGCAGACCGTCCGCTACAACGGCTATCCGTCGATGCGCATCTCGGGCTCGGCGGCGCCGGGCTACAGCAGCGGCGCCGCGCTGGCCGAGATGGAGCGGTTGGCCGCCCAGCTGCCCCCGGGCTTCGCCTACGAATGGACCGGCCAGTCGCGCGAGGAGAAGCTGGCCGGGGCGCAGGCGCTCATCCTGTACGGCTTCGCCGTGCTGGCGGTGTTCCTGTGCCTGGCGGCGCTGTACGAGAGCTGGTCGATCCCGCTGGCCGTGATCCTGGTGGTGCCGCTGGGCGTGCTGGGCGTGCTGATCGCGACCTTCCTGCGCAACTACGCCAACGACGTGTACTTCCAGGTCGGCCTGATCACCATCATCGGCCTGTCGGCCAAGAACGCCATCCTGATCATCGAGTTCGCCAAGGACCTGCAGGCGCAGGGCAAGGGCGTCATCGAGTCGGCGCTGGCGGCGGCGCACCTGCGGTTCCGCCCCATCCTCATGACCTCGATGGCGTTCGGCCTGGGCGTGCTGCCGCTGGCCATCGCCACCGGCGCCGGCTCGGCCAGCCAGCGCGCCATCGGCACCGGCGTGCTGGGCGGCATGATCACCGGCACCGGCCTGGCGGTGTTCTTCGTCCCCATCTTCTTCGTCGTGGTGCGCGGCTTCTTCCATGGCAGCGAGCGGCAACGCAAGCTGCA includes the following:
- a CDS encoding Ldh family oxidoreductase is translated as MAQNPIGDSGDAPGRDRFTPAQLTAFADALLARAGMPADKARAVATVLVDGDLMGHTTHGLQLLAPYLAEIEKGGMALDGDPAVLSSRPASQLWDGRRLPGPWLVLRALDEASRLAASEGTGTVVIRRSHHIACLASYHRRAAEQGLLLLLACSDPNGASVAPFGGLDPVFTPNPVSAGFPAGGAPVSVDISTSTTTNGLTNRLHQEGGKLPAPWLIDGHGRPSDDPAVLFAEPKGTILPLGGLDSGHKGYGLSLLVEALTGGLAGHGRADPREGWGATVFLQVIDPAAFAGRDAFERQLGEVARQCRTSRPADARRPVRLPGERGYQLAASQAQDGVQLHAGILPALQPWARKYGVAMPGWLQGKMGSTPKQ
- a CDS encoding pseudouridine-5'-phosphate glycosidase, whose product is MRASHTQPWLVRSAAVAAAQAEGRPVVALESNIIAHGMPYPDNVHTAREVEAVIRGLGAEPATIAVIGGRIRVGLSDDELQLLATSPGVAKASRRDLPALLASGTPGATTVAGTMVCAALAGIEVFVTGGIGGVHRGAQESFDISADLQELAKTSVAVVCAGAKSILDIGLTLEYLETHGVPVISCEGDEFAAFYTRASGFRADLRIDEPAGQARFIRAKWALGLAGGVVISTPVPAGHEMPREEIEAITQQALADAAAQGIAGKEVTPFLLSRIRALTGGRSIATNIALIKHNAEVGARLACALRALPFFA
- a CDS encoding methyltransferase domain-containing protein — protein: MSLRMQRLPHRQVDKGADGRGFVIHRGHRLPPTSMRGNMCGDAFRTDSFFYMSAVLEATKLAAKLGYAPGARVVDIGCGLGRLATGMLAEFGDAQYLGIDVQPEFVRWSRDNIERFHPSYRFIHMDMANELYNPAGSLDETALHLPIDDGWADIVYLWGVFTNMVPRHVESYVGEIRRILRPRGRCFLTAFVEDDVPDATVNPTSYVPYNCSDPLLVVRYSRDWLFSTFQRNGLEVEDFRYHGSMFPQQSEIYLAKGGTRLDAGRTPIGMH
- a CDS encoding response regulator, producing the protein MTPPLQRVLYVEDDADIRTIAVLALETVGGLQLRACASGAEALEAAAGFAPDLLLLDVMMPGMDGPTTLQRLRELPGTARTPVVFMTAKMQASEIEHYLSLGALGVITKPFDPMALAVQVQDLWRQRPAAGA
- a CDS encoding response regulator, giving the protein MLEPAIPADDAQRVDDLCRLQVLDTEPEGRFDRITRTAARTFAVPIALVSLVDTDRQWFKSRLGLDATETPRRLSFCAHAILDEGAFVIPDAAADPRFADHPAVTGAPHVRFYAGMPLHGAAGHRVGTLCLVDHRPRTFGPGDEQALADLAGWAELELNVYTIGQATAVAREKEERLQAVLDTAGDGVVTLGVDGRIVLVNPAASQMFGRAAGALVGTPVMDLVAPAARAEVRAFMAELAARPRGVAASVRRELACLRADGTPFSAEIVVTRMRGTAASGYTTVVRDISERKKVERMKNEFIATVSHELRTPLTSVRGSLGLLLGGAAGEIPSRARGLLDIATSNCDRLVRLINDMLDIEKIESGNVRFDLAPQALVPLVRQAMAATDSFAQQFQVRYVLRPDAVDGRVLADADRLTQVVVNLLSNAAKFSPAGGEVEVGIGWLPGTVRRLRLWIGDRGPGIPQAFRDRMFSRFLQADGSDARSKPGTGLGLAISKAIVERLGGRIGFADRAGGGTEFFVELPALAPPGALPAAAGEVLVCEDDPVIAALVCRLLEQGGLRADVAPTAAEARRLLAAHPYRAMTLDLGLPDEDGLSLLRALRAEPATARLPVVVLTARAAPEGVDAAAFGAHDWLSKPIDGERLLATVRRALHGPRGERPVVLHVEDDADLVRVVGAVLEDSAETVHAGSLAQARGLLAERPFALILLDMQLPDGDASGLLAALPARNAATPVVIFSGSEVAADVAAQVKNALVKSRTSSGQLLALLHRLMGPAPGKLP
- a CDS encoding efflux RND transporter periplasmic adaptor subunit; this translates as MASLHKPVLLPLLLAITALLSACGKSDNAGAPGGGAPGGGMPPPEVGVVTVKVGDIGLVTELPGRLEASRVAQVRARAAGIVQERLFKEGSDVKAGQPLFRIDPAQLQASSASAKATLARAEANLTQAASLAERYKPLVEANAISKQDYAAAVAAQKAAEADVAASRAAVQTAQINLNYALVTSPISGRIGRALVTEGALVGQGEATPLALVQQINPMYVNVTQSSTEVLNLRRSIEQGRLKRAGAEGAQAKVLLEDGTPYPQTARLLFSDLSVDPGSGQVTLRAEVPNPQGLLLPGMYVRVQLEQAKAGNAILLPQQAVTRSGQGDSVMVVAPDGKVAPRPVKVGGAQNGSWVILDGLKPGEQVMVDGFQKLRPGAPVKPVPWNEGKPAAPAGPASAASGEKKGRRRRTSGRDGREGLAKDAKESRSQHGRRSSCAFHATFAPCAYGSAVPASSASR
- a CDS encoding efflux RND transporter permease subunit is translated as MAKFFIDRPIFAWVIALFLIVLGAVSITQLPISQYPPVAPPAIVLTATYPGASASTLEESVITVIEQELNGSPGLIYMESVTQANGVGQITVSYEPGTNADLAQVDVQNRLARATPRLPAAVTQQGVRVEKSRANFLLFAILSSDDPNFTPVDLGDYASRNVVPEIQRLPGVGQAQLFGTEAAMRIWIDPDKLVGFNLSANDVNAAIRSQNAQVSAGSIGDLPNVAGQGIAATVVVSGQLTNVDQFRNIVLRANPDGSTVRLRDVARVELNAQTFATSARLNGKPSTGIGVQLSPSGNALATADLVRKRMGELAPYFPPGMKWDIPYDTSRFVRISIKQVVETLVEAVVLVFLVMFLFLQNWRYTVIPTVVVPVALLGTFAVLLALGFSINVLTMFGMVLVIGIVVDDAIVVVENVERIMSEEGLPPREATRKAMGQISGAIIGVTVVLVSVFVPLAFFAGSTGNIYRQFSAVMVASIALSAFMALSLTPALCATLLKPVEAGHHHEKTGFFGWFNRGFTRTAHGYEGIVARILRRAPWYLILYGAIGLAAAFFYTRLPTSFLPQEDQGYIIVNVQLPPGATQERTRSVMEQVEGFILKQPEVQSMVGVLGFSFSGQGQNAALAFVTLKDWDQRHGEEHSAGALAGRAFGALSGIRDAFIFPLSPPPIPELGTASGFTFRLQDRGGNGRQALVAARNQLLGLASQSKVLTQVRPDGLEDAPQLQVDIDRDKAQALGVPFDAINSAVSTALGSSYINDFPNRGRLQRVLVQADAPARMQPEDLLRINVVSVQGKTVPLSAFASTRWVNGAMQTVRYNGYPSMRISGSAAPGYSSGAALAEMERLAAQLPPGFAYEWTGQSREEKLAGAQALILYGFAVLAVFLCLAALYESWSIPLAVILVVPLGVLGVLIATFLRNYANDVYFQVGLITIIGLSAKNAILIIEFAKDLQAQGKGVIESALAAAHLRFRPILMTSMAFGLGVLPLAIATGAGSASQRAIGTGVLGGMITGTGLAVFFVPIFFVVVRGFFHGSERQRKLHAHEFGRELPRGATQGDQV